The following is a genomic window from Bacteroidia bacterium.
TGAAACCGGATGGCGTCCAGATGTCGTTGTGACAACCGAGCAGGGTGACGTGCTCGGGCAGGAGACCTATTTCTTCGTGCGTTTCACGCAGTGCGGCTTGCTCCACGGTCTCCCCGACATCCACACTGCCTCCGGGAAAAGCGATCTGTCCCTGATGATGCGGCAGATCGGAATTCCTGCGCGTCAGAATGATACGCCACTCCCCCGCGTCTTCCATCAACGGTACGAGGACGGAAGCGTAGCGATAACCCTCTTTGCGCAAGGACTGACGCGTATGGCGATCGAGTCGCGTGCGAATGTCTTCCGCGGTGAGTGTGCATGCTCCGGTAATGGTGGCTCCCGACATCAGTCCTGCACAATATCGAAGGAAATGTCCAGCGCTTTGACGGAGTGTGTCAAGCCACCGACGGAAATCATATCTACGCCGGTCTCCGCGATGGCGCGCACGGTGTGTTCGTTCACATTGCCAGAGGCCTCGATTTTGATTTCCGGCTTGCGGGAGCGGATGAGCTTTACGGCAGTGGTCATTTCGTCGAGGGAGAAATTGTCCAGCATGATCACGTCCAGTCGGTCACAGCTCAACGCTTCGATCACCTCGTTCAGCGAGCCCGTCTCCACTTCGATGCGCATGGCAGCATCTGCCGGAATGCGGGCCGCCGCGAGTTCCACCGCACTGCGCAATCCCCCCGCCGCGGCGATGTGATTGTCCTTGATCAGAACCATATCGTCGAGCCCGAAACGGTGATTGGTGCCGCGTCCATGCTTCACCGCCAGTTTGTCGAAGGCGCGCAGTCCGGGTACGGTTTTTCTGGTATCCATGATGCTGACGCCGGTGCCCTCCACCAGTTTCAGGTACGATGCAGCGGCGGTGGCGATGCCGGACATGCGTTGCAGGAAATTCAGGGCCACACGCTCCGCCGTGAGCATGGATGCGAGGGATCCGCGCACCGTGGCGATGGTCGAGCCCCGAAGCACGGGCATACCGTCCATGATCTGCGCTTCGATGACGAGACTGTCATCCACGATATGCAGGACGGTGGCTGCGACTTCGAGGCCGGACAGCACGCCGTTGGCCTTGGCGAGAAATTTTCCGCTGCCAGGGAGATCGAGCGGGACGGTGCATTGCGTGGTGATGTCGCCCGTCCCGATGTCTTCACGCAGCGCAAGTTCGATACGCTGCAACATGGCGCTGTCGTGGAGGATGGAGAGTTTCATATCCTTCCGCTCTTTTTGTATTCGAAATAGGAATGCAGATCCAGGCCTCGTTCGAGATCGCGATGCGTACGGTATTGCGAGACGTAATGCAGATAATTCTGCGCCGATTTCCGCAGGCGCTCACGTTCCTCGTCGCGGAGTTCCCTCACCACGGTCGCGGGCACTCCCGCAACCAGCGAACCTTCGGGCACACGGTATCCCTCGCGCACCACCGCACCAGCCGCGACGAGACTCTCACGCCCGATCACCGCATTGTCCAGCACTTTCGCCCCCATGCCGATAAGACAGGCGTCTTCGATGGTGCAGGCGTGCAGTATCGCGCCATGCCCGACGGTCACATCCGCGCCGATAACCAGCGGGTATTTCTGCCAGGTCTCATGCAGCGTACAGTTGTCCTGAATATTCGTGCGCGGACCGATGGTGACGCGGTGTACATCGCCGCGAATAACAGTGCCGAACCAGATGCTCACATCCTCCGCGATATGCACGTCGCCGACGATAACGACATCATCGGTAATGAAAGCGGATGGATGGATTTCCGGGTACCGTCCCTCGTAGGGAAAAATCATATGTTCTCCATGAATGTCACGAATCGTAGCGCGGAGGCCGCCAGCCCTTGCGCTTCCACTTGATAAGTTCGATACGCACACTGCCAATGAGCACGTGCATTTTCGCGGTGATGGGAATCGCGGCGCTGTCGTCGCTGAACCACCCTTCGAAGCCGCCGGTTAGTCCGAAAATACCGGTGAATCCCGTTTCTCCCTCGAGTTTTCTGGTACGCACGTCGTACTTCAGCGCGTCAATTTCAATATTGTCCCTGCCGCTTCCGAAGTGGATTTTTGTCGTTGCCTTGCTGCGATACATGAGCACAGGCACGTGATGCGTACATTTCGCGTGAGCAAAGGCACGGGCGTAAAACAGCAGAGACAGGCCGTCCTGCCATTTTTTTCCTTCGAGATCCAGAGTATCCCGTTTTTCGGTTCCGGCATGGTTCTCGATGTACTCGTTGATATACACGACATCGAGGCGTGGCTTGTACACGTACTCGATATGCTTGAACGCGGAATCCTCGACGATGTACTCCTTGTTCCGAAAGCCCACCGAGGCGAGAGAATCCCCAATGCGGGTCTGAAACAGCGTGTTGAGTGTGACGAAGGGCACGCCGCGGTAGGTGCGAATCAGTCCCTCGGCGCTGACGCGAATCCCGTCGGGCATGCTGTCCACCGCGACGATACGCGACGTGATGGTCCCCAAGCCGATGCCGAGATAACTGACTTCATAGGTGAGTTCTTCGCCTGCCTGAAACATGGCCATGTTGGGACTGCATCCCGGCGTCCAGCGCTGCTGGGCATGTGTCGGAACCGCCAAAACGAGAACGAGGTACAGAAGCACTCTCGAGACCCGCGACCATGGAATCCGATAAAATGGAACGTGGCTCCGGGAGAAGCCACGTTCACCTATGCGCATCACGGTTGACACGTCAGAATCTCAGCGCAGTCCGGCGATTTTTTTTGCTTCCGGGAACAAGGTCATCGCTTTGCGGAACTGCGGATCGACGTCGAGGATGACGCGGAACTGCCCTTCGTTGCCGTACAGCGTGCGGGCCACCTGCGCCTTGAGCTGGGCCTTGAGCCAATCCTTGTCCACGTCATACTCCTTCTGATCGAAGACCACGCCCTTCGACGAACCGAAATCAATAAAGTCCTTCATCATGCTTTCCGGGATGTCGAAGTCGCGTACGAATTGCGCAGCGGTAGAGCCGTCGAATTTTTTCCGCAGGGAAGCGCCGTTTTTATCGAGGTAAATCGTCATGAAGTCGAACACGTGCACGCGCATTTTCGCGGCATACGTTTTGAGGTTCTCGTACTTGACGATGTAATCCGGTGTGATGCCACCGCCGCCGTACACGGTTCTGCCACCTGCCGTTTTGTGTTGCGGGCGTGTGGAATCCGCTTCTTCGATGTGTTCGACGTTGTCGCTGTCTTCCTCGTCGCGCTCGTAGGCGCCACGGAAATACTCCTCGTCGCCTTCCTTGTAGGGACGTTGGATGATGCGTCCGCTGGGCGTGTAGTAGCGCGCGGTGGTCAGACGGAAGGCGCTGCCGTCCTGCAGGTCGAACTGGCGCTGAACGAGGCCTTTGCCGAAGGATGTTTCGCCCACGATGAGGCCGCGATCATGATCCTGCACGGCGCCCGCCACGATTTCACTGGCCGAAGCGCTGCCGTTGCTGAGCATGATGATGAGAGGCAGATCCTGGAACTCGCCGCCGCCCGTCGCCACGAAGTTTTCGTCGAAGTCTGCGCGGCGCCCCTTTGTGTAAACGATTTTCTGGCCCTTTTTCAGGAATTCATTCGCCATGCGGAAGGACTGCTCGAGATAGCCGCCGGGATTGCCGCGCAGATCGAGGATCATGTTCTTCATGCCCTTGCTCTTCATCTCGCGCAGTCCTGCGATGAACTCGTCGTAGGTATTGGCGGCATAGCGGTTGATGCTCATGTAGCCCGTGCCGTCCTCGGTGAGGAAATAGGTGTTCACGCTGTAGAGCGGAATCTTGTCACGCACGAT
Proteins encoded in this region:
- a CDS encoding gamma carbonic anhydrase family protein; translation: MIFPYEGRYPEIHPSAFITDDVVIVGDVHIAEDVSIWFGTVIRGDVHRVTIGPRTNIQDNCTLHETWQKYPLVIGADVTVGHGAILHACTIEDACLIGMGAKVLDNAVIGRESLVAAGAVVREGYRVPEGSLVAGVPATVVRELRDEERERLRKSAQNYLHYVSQYRTHRDLERGLDLHSYFEYKKSGRI
- a CDS encoding CoA pyrophosphatase, whose product is MSGATITGACTLTAEDIRTRLDRHTRQSLRKEGYRYASVLVPLMEDAGEWRIILTRRNSDLPHHQGQIAFPGGSVDVGETVEQAALRETHEEIGLLPEHVTLLGCHNDIWTPSGFIITPVVGIVSADALFEPNPAEVARIFTVPFCFFADEANVERRILQHEGVAREVLYHHWDGEIIWGATALIIRNLLDLLAKP
- a CDS encoding S41 family peptidase, whose translation is MLRKKFSAVSVFLLLVFGIFMGTQIRAISEDNIYEQFNKFKDVLNYAQKYYVDEVKVSDLVTHAIEGMLKSLDPHSVYISPKQLEKVQEDFKGSFEGVGIEFRIVNDTITVANVIFGGPSEKVGLLAGDKIVEIGDESSVKLKNEDVQKKLRGEKGTQVKVRVIRSGVSDPIAFTIVRDKIPLYSVNTYFLTEDGTGYMSINRYAANTYDEFIAGLREMKSKGMKNMILDLRGNPGGYLEQSFRMANEFLKKGQKIVYTKGRRADFDENFVATGGGEFQDLPLIIMLSNGSASASEIVAGAVQDHDRGLIVGETSFGKGLVQRQFDLQDGSAFRLTTARYYTPSGRIIQRPYKEGDEEYFRGAYERDEEDSDNVEHIEEADSTRPQHKTAGGRTVYGGGGITPDYIVKYENLKTYAAKMRVHVFDFMTIYLDKNGASLRKKFDGSTAAQFVRDFDIPESMMKDFIDFGSSKGVVFDQKEYDVDKDWLKAQLKAQVARTLYGNEGQFRVILDVDPQFRKAMTLFPEAKKIAGLR
- the nadC gene encoding carboxylating nicotinate-nucleotide diphosphorylase: MKLSILHDSAMLQRIELALREDIGTGDITTQCTVPLDLPGSGKFLAKANGVLSGLEVAATVLHIVDDSLVIEAQIMDGMPVLRGSTIATVRGSLASMLTAERVALNFLQRMSGIATAAASYLKLVEGTGVSIMDTRKTVPGLRAFDKLAVKHGRGTNHRFGLDDMVLIKDNHIAAAGGLRSAVELAAARIPADAAMRIEVETGSLNEVIEALSCDRLDVIMLDNFSLDEMTTAVKLIRSRKPEIKIEASGNVNEHTVRAIAETGVDMISVGGLTHSVKALDISFDIVQD
- a CDS encoding DUF3108 domain-containing protein; the encoded protein is MRIGERGFSRSHVPFYRIPWSRVSRVLLYLVLVLAVPTHAQQRWTPGCSPNMAMFQAGEELTYEVSYLGIGLGTITSRIVAVDSMPDGIRVSAEGLIRTYRGVPFVTLNTLFQTRIGDSLASVGFRNKEYIVEDSAFKHIEYVYKPRLDVVYINEYIENHAGTEKRDTLDLEGKKWQDGLSLLFYARAFAHAKCTHHVPVLMYRSKATTKIHFGSGRDNIEIDALKYDVRTRKLEGETGFTGIFGLTGGFEGWFSDDSAAIPITAKMHVLIGSVRIELIKWKRKGWRPPRYDS